A segment of the Candidatus Peregrinibacteria bacterium genome:
AAACTGAGAATCGCGTTTCATTCCGATGATGACCTCTCTTCCGAAATGATACATTTTTTGAACGAGGACACCTCGTATTTTTGCTTTTGGAACATTTTTTCGAACATTATGGAGTATTTCAGTGTATGCATTTTTTACTTCTCCTTCATTCTTCAAAGCAAGTCTCACTCCTCCGACATCAGTTTTATGAATGATATCATCGGAGGCAATTTTAAGGACGACAGGAAATCCAATTTTAGACGCGAATTCGACAACATCTTTTGCATTCTGAGCGAATTCAAGAGGAGGAAGAGAAATATGATAGTGATCTAAGAGACCATGTGAAAGTTCTGGAGAAAGTTGTGACGAAGTTTTTGCGAAAGTGGCGATTTTTTTTCGGAGAGATTGTATTTTTTTTGATAGAGGAGGCAATTTTTGTTTTTTATGAATTTTTTGTCTCCACATATTGAGTCTTACCATTTGTTCCATTGCTGCAGTAGCTCTTTCTGGGGACTTAAAATGGGGGATCCGATCCTCGTGGAGTTTTTCCACCGCGTATGCAATGCTTTTCCCTCCAATAAACGAGGCGAAGAGTGGAGTCTCGGGATGTCTTTTCTGCATTTCTACAATAATTCGCTCCGTTTGTTCTTTTTGTGTCATTACTTGTGGTGTCAGAATTGTGAGCGCCATGTCTACATTTTCATCATCCAAAACAGTACTGAGTGCAGATTCATATCGATCTGCGAGGGCATCACCAATAACATCAACTGGATTCAGAATATTTGCAGTTTTTGGAAGAGATTTTTCCAATTTCTGTGTCGTTTCAGGCGAAAAATGTGACATCTTGAGAAAATGAGATTCACTTACCGCATCCGTTGAAATCACACCCGGACCTCCGGCATTTGTGATAATTGCGACGCGATTTCCTTTCGGAAGAGGTTTCATACTCATTGCTCGTGCATAATCAAAAAAATCTTCAATACTTCCTGCACGAATACACCCCGATTGTTTGAGTGCGGTCTCTACTGCAGTGTTTGATCCCGCGAGTGATCCGGTATGTGATCGAATTGCCTTCGTCCCTTCTTCTGATGTTCCCGATTTGAGCACAATAATTGGTTTTTTTCGTGAAACCTCAGAAGCAATTTCGAGAAACTCTTTCCCATGAGCGAAACTTTCGAGGTAGAGGAGAATAACTTCGGAATCGGCATCATTCTTGAGGTACTCGAGAAGATCATTTTCTGTAATTCCGGCTTTATTTCCGAGGCTGACAATTTTGCTAAAACCAATGTTCTCTTCCGCTGCCCAATCGAGTATTGCGACGGCCATAGCTCCGGATTGCGAAATAAGAGCAACATTTCCTTTTTTTGGCATTCCTTCCGCGAACGAAGCATTTAAATCCGCATGAGGATTCAGTATTCCCAAGCAATTTGGACCTATGAGTTGAATTTTATGTTTTTTAATAATTTTCTGGATATTCTGCTCCATTTGTTCTCCCTCTTCTCCGATTTCCTTAAATCCCGCAGAAATAATAATGAGATTCTGGATTTTTTTTTCGGCACATTCACGCACGACTTCCTCGACATAAGAAGCTGGGACTGCGATAATCCCTAGGTCAACTTTTTGAGGAATTTTTCGCACACTTTCAAAAGTTTTTTTTTCAAGAATTTCTTTAGCGTTTGGATTTACGGGAAATATTTCCCCGGAATATTCGGAATTGACGAGATTACTCAGCATATCAAAACCAAGCTTTCCGGGCGTTGCGGAAGCACCGATAAGCGCGACAGATTTGGGAGAGAAAAGTTGAGAAAACATACGTTTTGAGAAGTATCGTGAAGTAGTATATGAATTTTTGGAATTTATCTACAAGTGCAAAGTGTAAAATGCAAAGCGCAAAGTAAAAAATAAAACATTTTTGTATTGGTTAGAAAATATCTCTTACATATAAATTTGTTTTGCACTTTTCGTTTTACACTTTATAGCCAGTTCCCATCAGGAACAACTTCTGGAGCAGGAGATTCCGGTTGTTTTTCTGCTCCAGTTACCACCCAGAGTCCGCGAGCTTCGTAATGGGAAAAAAATGTCTGCCAGAAAATATTTTCCTGAGTCATTTTGAGAGCAAGTTCAGGAGATATTTTGTTCGCCATGGTAACAATAAGTCGATCTCCTTTGGTGTTCTCGCTTGTTTCCTTCGGAGGATACGTCACTTGCCGAAACCACGTTGCATCTATTCCCGGATGTTCTCCAGAGAGTTTTTCTGTCTCTCCGGGAGGAACATTCGAAGAGGTGGTGTATTTTGGAGGCGGAACTGCCACTGGTTTTTTTGTATATGGTCCTAAAATGGCAACCTTTCTCGCATCTCGGGTGCCATAGTAGTGAAAGAAAAGTTCATTTTTTTCCTTACGCGTTTGAATTAAAACTGCTCCATTTGTGTCATTGAGAAATTTAAAATCTACTGAAGGCGGATAAATAGTGCAGTCGCTTCCAACCGGAGAATAGTATGTAACTTGATACGAATGATTTTTTCGCTGAACGATAGGAAATCCCGCAATCATCGCTCCTCGGCACGTGGTGGTGGAAACTTGGCAGAGTCCTCCACCATACTCGGGAATAGTTTGTGGTCCTACAATAACAAGTTCCTTTTTATACCCAGTGCTCTCGTCCACGTTCCCCAGAAAACGATCAAAAGAAAAAATTTCCCCCTTTGGCACGAGAACGCCGTTGATTTTACTCGCTCCCACCCCAATATTGTGGATTCGATTTACAGGAGATCGCGAAAAGTCGCTCCATCCTACAGAAATGAGATTTTGAATTCCCTGAGATCTGAGTTCTTCATCATTCACTGTGATTTCTGGATCAGTCTTTTTTACGAAAAGAGTTACCTTATCAATTCCACTCAGAATTGCTTTTTGGATCATCTCTGTGCTGACATCAATATCAAGTTCTTCCCCAAATGTAGCGTATCCATCAAAAATAATATTTCCTTTTTCGTCACGGGAAATGGTCACATTCGTCGGCGTACTCTGTATTTTGGGAGCAACATCCTCGCGGAGAAATTTTTTCAATTCCTCAATATTGAGTTCCCATTTTTCCTCAGGAGATTCTTTGGAGTCATTGGTACAAAATGTATTCTGGTGAAGAGGATCAGTTAAAACCTGAGTATTTTTCCTCTTGATAAAAAATTGGTCAGCATATTTATTGAGGTCGAGCTTGTAGGATCTGTATTCATGCTTTAGAGTCAAATTCTGTTTCCAGAGAATTGGGATTTCATCTGCTGCAAATACACTCATTTCCGCTGGGAAAAGAATAAGGAGAAAAAAAAAGCCAGTCCGAAGAAAAAATTTGTGAAGAAACATGCGAAACTCCCAGCAAAAAATCGCAGCTTCCATTCTCAGGTTTTTCCAGGAAAATGCAAGAAATTCAGCTGCGCTTTCGTGACAAATTATTCAAAAATTCGTACACTGCATTCGATCTTTTCATACTTCATGAAACATATTGCTGAAATTCTTCTCAGACGAAATGCTGTGCGAGTTTCTCTTGAACCTCCCTTTCAATGGACGAGTGGGATTATTTCTCCCGTGTATTGTGATAATCGGCTCATGACCGGATATGTCCTCGAAAGGGAA
Coding sequences within it:
- a CDS encoding VanW family protein; the encoded protein is MSVFAADEIPILWKQNLTLKHEYRSYKLDLNKYADQFFIKRKNTQVLTDPLHQNTFCTNDSKESPEEKWELNIEELKKFLREDVAPKIQSTPTNVTISRDEKGNIIFDGYATFGEELDIDVSTEMIQKAILSGIDKVTLFVKKTDPEITVNDEELRSQGIQNLISVGWSDFSRSPVNRIHNIGVGASKINGVLVPKGEIFSFDRFLGNVDESTGYKKELVIVGPQTIPEYGGGLCQVSTTTCRGAMIAGFPIVQRKNHSYQVTYYSPVGSDCTIYPPSVDFKFLNDTNGAVLIQTRKEKNELFFHYYGTRDARKVAILGPYTKKPVAVPPPKYTTSSNVPPGETEKLSGEHPGIDATWFRQVTYPPKETSENTKGDRLIVTMANKISPELALKMTQENIFWQTFFSHYEARGLWVVTGAEKQPESPAPEVVPDGNWL
- a CDS encoding acetate--CoA ligase family protein, with translation MFSQLFSPKSVALIGASATPGKLGFDMLSNLVNSEYSGEIFPVNPNAKEILEKKTFESVRKIPQKVDLGIIAVPASYVEEVVRECAEKKIQNLIIISAGFKEIGEEGEQMEQNIQKIIKKHKIQLIGPNCLGILNPHADLNASFAEGMPKKGNVALISQSGAMAVAILDWAAEENIGFSKIVSLGNKAGITENDLLEYLKNDADSEVILLYLESFAHGKEFLEIASEVSRKKPIIVLKSGTSEEGTKAIRSHTGSLAGSNTAVETALKQSGCIRAGSIEDFFDYARAMSMKPLPKGNRVAIITNAGGPGVISTDAVSESHFLKMSHFSPETTQKLEKSLPKTANILNPVDVIGDALADRYESALSTVLDDENVDMALTILTPQVMTQKEQTERIIVEMQKRHPETPLFASFIGGKSIAYAVEKLHEDRIPHFKSPERATAAMEQMVRLNMWRQKIHKKQKLPPLSKKIQSLRKKIATFAKTSSQLSPELSHGLLDHYHISLPPLEFAQNAKDVVEFASKIGFPVVLKIASDDIIHKTDVGGVRLALKNEGEVKNAYTEILHNVRKNVPKAKIRGVLVQKMYHFGREVIIGMKRDSQFGPIIMFGLGGVYVEVMKDVSFRIAPIGISEARDMIQEIRAIALLKGVRGEAPADIEKLAETIVQISRLSLEIPEIKELDINPLLVLSKGKGVSALDSRFLLG